In Notamacropus eugenii isolate mMacEug1 chromosome 1, mMacEug1.pri_v2, whole genome shotgun sequence, one genomic interval encodes:
- the CPLX2 gene encoding complexin-2 — translation MDFVMKQALGGATKDMGKMLGGEEEKDPDAQKKEEERQEALRQQEEERKAKHARMEAEREKVRQQIRDKYGLKKKEEKEAEEKAALEQPCEGSLTRPKKAIPAGCGDEEEEEEESILDTVLKYLPGPLQDMFKK, via the exons ATGGACTTTGTTATGAAGCAAGCCCTTGGGG GGGCCACCAAAGACATGGGGAAGATGttggggggtgaggaggagaaggacccagatgcccagaaaaaggaggaggaacgTCAGGAGGCCCTACGGCAGCAGGAAGAAGAACGCAAGGCCAAGCATGCTCGCATGGAGGCAGAACGGGAAAAGGTCCGGCAGCAAATTCGAGACAAG TATGGtctgaagaagaaggaggagaaagaggctgAAGAGAAGGCTGCCCTGGAGCAGCCATGTGAGGGCAGCCTGACTCGCCCCAAGAAAGCCATTCCAGCTGGTTgtggggatgaggaggaggaagaggaggagagcatCTTGGACACCGTTCTCAAGTACCTACCTGGGCCTCTCCAGGACATGTTCAAGAAGTAA